The following proteins are encoded in a genomic region of Xanthomonas cassavae CFBP 4642:
- a CDS encoding single-stranded DNA-binding protein, with translation MARGINKVILVGNLGNDPDTKYTQAGMAITRVSLATTSVRKDRDGNNQERTEWHRVVFFGKLGEIAGEYLRKGSQVYVEGELRYDKYTGQDGVEKYSTDIVANEMQMLGGRGEGGGGGMGGDRPQRSQAPRQQGGGGGGQGGGYGGGGGGQDYAPRRQQPAQQQSAPPMDDFADDDIPF, from the coding sequence ATGGCCCGCGGCATCAACAAAGTCATCCTCGTCGGCAACCTCGGCAACGATCCCGACACCAAGTACACCCAGGCCGGCATGGCGATCACCCGCGTGAGCCTGGCCACCACCAGCGTGCGCAAGGACCGCGACGGCAACAACCAGGAGCGCACCGAATGGCACCGCGTGGTGTTCTTCGGCAAGTTGGGCGAGATCGCTGGCGAATACCTGCGCAAGGGCTCGCAGGTCTACGTCGAAGGCGAGCTGCGCTACGACAAGTACACCGGCCAGGACGGCGTGGAGAAGTACAGCACCGATATCGTCGCCAACGAGATGCAGATGCTCGGCGGCCGTGGTGAAGGCGGCGGTGGCGGCATGGGCGGCGACCGTCCGCAGCGCTCGCAGGCCCCGCGCCAGCAGGGCGGTGGTGGTGGCGGGCAGGGCGGCGGCTACGGCGGCGGTGGCGGTGGTCAGGACTATGCCCCGCGTCGTCAACAGCCGGCGCAGCAGCAGTCGGCTCCGCCGATGGACGATTTTGCCGACGACGACATCCCGTTCTAG
- a CDS encoding dienelactone hydrolase family protein: protein MHKQWRWRGVGLFGVLASLALPAAAAMQAKPLEWTIGKDTFSGVLVYDDAGAAKRPGLVMVPNWRGVNDSAVTKAKQLAGDDYVVLVADVYGKGKRPANDSEAGQFAGALKKDPPTLRARALKAVDVLKAQAGKVPLDASRIGAVGFCFGGTTVLELVRAGAQLAGVVSLHGGIATPSPAAAGSARTPLLVLNGADDKSVSKADIAAFETEMNAAGADWQFVNFSGAVHCFAEADANSPPGCLYNPRAAKRAYRMLGDFFDERFGL from the coding sequence ATGCACAAGCAATGGAGATGGCGTGGCGTTGGGTTGTTCGGTGTCTTGGCGTCGCTGGCGTTGCCCGCCGCCGCAGCGATGCAGGCCAAGCCGCTGGAATGGACGATCGGCAAGGACACCTTCAGCGGCGTGCTGGTCTACGACGACGCCGGTGCCGCCAAGCGCCCAGGGCTGGTGATGGTGCCGAACTGGCGCGGGGTCAACGATTCGGCGGTCACCAAGGCCAAGCAACTGGCCGGCGACGATTACGTGGTGCTGGTTGCCGACGTCTACGGCAAGGGCAAGCGTCCGGCCAACGACAGTGAGGCCGGGCAGTTTGCCGGTGCCCTGAAGAAGGACCCGCCGACGCTGCGCGCCCGCGCGCTGAAAGCAGTGGATGTGCTCAAGGCGCAGGCCGGCAAGGTGCCGCTGGATGCATCGCGCATCGGTGCGGTGGGATTCTGCTTCGGCGGCACCACGGTGCTGGAGCTGGTGCGCGCCGGTGCGCAACTGGCCGGTGTGGTCAGCCTGCACGGTGGCATCGCCACGCCCAGCCCGGCGGCGGCCGGCTCGGCCAGGACGCCGCTGCTGGTGCTCAATGGCGCCGACGACAAGAGCGTGAGCAAGGCGGACATCGCCGCCTTCGAAACCGAGATGAATGCGGCCGGCGCGGACTGGCAGTTCGTCAATTTCAGCGGTGCGGTGCATTGCTTTGCCGAAGCCGATGCCAACAGCCCGCCAGGCTGCCTGTACAACCCGCGTGCCGCCAAGCGTGCCTATCGCATGCTGGGTGACTTCTTCGATGAGCGCTTTGGTTTGTAA
- a CDS encoding GMC oxidoreductase, with protein MADNYYDAIVVGSGISGGWAAKELTEKGLKVLMLERGRNIEHVKDYVNAMKEVWDFPHYNRPTQAMKADYPVLKRDYALVENLQGMWANEQESPYTEIKRFDWFRGYHVGGRSLLWGRQSYRLSDLDFQANLKDGIATDWPIRYADIAPWYDYVEKFAGIAGTREGLDVLPDGQFLPPIPLNIVEKDVAARIKKAFGGTRHLIHSRTANITQPMPEQGRVNCQYRNKCILGCPFGAYFSTQAATLPAAMKTGNLTLRPFSIVKEVLYDKDRKRARGVEIIDAENGQTYQYTANVIFLNASSFNSTWLLMNSATDVWEGGLGSSSGELGHNVMDHHFGAGASGRVEGYEDKYYFGRRPCGFYIPRFRNVAADKRGYLRGFGYQGGASRTGWSREIAELNIGADLKDALTQPGDWRIGMTGFGEMLPHHDNAIRLDSQRKDKWGLPVLAMDVSLRANEKAMRKDMAADAAEMLEAAGVKDVHMHDDDYAPGKGIHEMGTARMGRDRRNSVLNQHNQVWDAPNVYVTDGACMTSSACVNPSLTYMALTARAADHAVRELKAGNL; from the coding sequence ATGGCAGACAATTACTACGACGCCATCGTCGTCGGTTCGGGAATCAGTGGCGGTTGGGCGGCGAAGGAGCTGACCGAGAAAGGCCTCAAGGTGCTGATGCTGGAACGCGGGCGCAACATCGAGCACGTCAAGGACTACGTCAACGCGATGAAGGAAGTGTGGGATTTCCCGCACTACAACCGGCCGACCCAGGCGATGAAGGCCGATTATCCGGTGTTGAAGCGCGACTACGCCCTGGTCGAAAACCTGCAGGGCATGTGGGCCAACGAACAGGAATCGCCCTACACCGAGATCAAGCGATTCGATTGGTTCCGCGGCTATCACGTGGGCGGTCGCTCGCTGCTGTGGGGGCGGCAGAGCTATCGTCTGTCGGACCTGGATTTCCAGGCGAACCTCAAGGACGGCATCGCCACCGATTGGCCGATCCGCTACGCCGACATCGCGCCCTGGTACGACTACGTGGAGAAGTTCGCCGGCATCGCCGGCACGCGCGAGGGCCTGGACGTATTGCCCGATGGCCAGTTCCTGCCGCCGATCCCGTTGAACATCGTCGAGAAGGACGTGGCTGCGAGGATCAAGAAGGCCTTTGGCGGAACCAGGCACCTGATCCACTCGCGCACCGCCAACATCACCCAGCCGATGCCCGAGCAGGGCCGCGTCAACTGCCAGTATCGCAACAAGTGCATCCTGGGCTGTCCCTTCGGCGCCTACTTCTCGACCCAGGCGGCGACGCTGCCGGCGGCGATGAAGACCGGCAACCTGACCTTGCGGCCGTTCTCGATCGTCAAGGAAGTGCTCTACGACAAGGACCGCAAGCGCGCGCGGGGCGTGGAGATCATCGATGCCGAGAACGGACAGACCTATCAGTACACGGCCAACGTGATCTTCCTCAACGCCTCCTCCTTCAACTCGACCTGGTTGCTGATGAACTCGGCCACCGATGTCTGGGAGGGTGGGCTGGGGTCTTCATCCGGCGAGCTCGGGCACAACGTGATGGACCACCATTTCGGCGCGGGCGCCTCCGGCCGCGTCGAGGGCTACGAGGACAAGTACTACTTCGGCCGTCGTCCCTGCGGCTTCTACATTCCCCGTTTCCGCAATGTCGCCGCGGACAAGCGCGGCTACCTGCGCGGGTTTGGCTACCAGGGCGGCGCCAGCCGCACCGGATGGTCGCGCGAGATCGCCGAGCTCAACATCGGCGCTGACCTGAAGGATGCGCTGACCCAGCCGGGCGATTGGCGCATCGGCATGACCGGATTCGGCGAAATGCTGCCGCACCACGACAATGCGATTCGCCTGGACTCGCAGCGCAAGGACAAATGGGGGCTGCCGGTGCTGGCGATGGATGTGTCCCTGCGCGCGAACGAAAAGGCCATGCGCAAGGACATGGCCGCCGATGCCGCCGAGATGCTGGAGGCCGCCGGCGTCAAGGACGTGCACATGCACGACGACGACTACGCGCCCGGCAAGGGCATCCACGAAATGGGGACCGCGCGCATGGGCCGCGACCGCAGGAATTCCGTGCTGAACCAGCACAACCAGGTCTGGGACGCGCCGAACGTCTACGTGACCGACGGTGCCTGCATGACGTCCAGCGCCTGCGTCAATCCCTCGCTGACCTACATGGCGCTGACGGCACGCGCGGCGGACCATGCAGTGCGCGAACTGAAAGCGGGGAACCTGTGA
- a CDS encoding hydroxypyruvate isomerase family protein, which produces MAMQSSGPVPAPGFTRRDALRLGVAGSLGFSVAGVLPALAAATPRKGKGKLKHSVARWTFPQQSIAQLCQTVKQLGFAAIDLVGPADWPTLKANGVYSSMCNGAEMGLDKGFAGRQFHDQLVERYTRHIDLVADAGYRNLICFSGNRNGMDPQDGMAHAEAGLKRILGHAEKRGVVLVMELLNSKVDHPDYLCNHSAWGVELCRRIGSEHFGLLYDIYHMQIMEGDIIATIGRHHACFKHYHTAGVPGRHEIGDAQELHYPAICRAIRATGFDGYLAQEFIPTAPDPVGSLREAIRLCDV; this is translated from the coding sequence ATGGCTATGCAATCGAGCGGGCCGGTTCCGGCTCCGGGGTTCACGAGGCGAGATGCGCTGCGCTTGGGTGTCGCCGGGAGCCTTGGCTTCAGCGTCGCGGGCGTGCTGCCCGCGCTTGCCGCTGCCACGCCGCGCAAGGGCAAGGGCAAGCTGAAGCATTCCGTGGCCCGCTGGACGTTTCCGCAGCAGTCGATCGCCCAGCTTTGTCAGACGGTGAAACAGCTTGGATTCGCCGCCATCGATCTGGTCGGCCCGGCCGATTGGCCTACGTTGAAGGCCAACGGCGTGTACAGCTCAATGTGCAACGGCGCGGAGATGGGCCTGGACAAGGGGTTCGCCGGCCGCCAGTTCCACGACCAGCTGGTCGAGCGCTACACGCGGCACATCGACCTGGTGGCCGATGCCGGCTACCGCAACCTCATCTGTTTTTCCGGCAATCGGAACGGCATGGATCCGCAGGACGGAATGGCCCATGCCGAAGCGGGACTCAAGCGCATCCTCGGACATGCCGAAAAACGCGGCGTCGTGCTGGTGATGGAATTGCTGAACTCCAAGGTCGATCACCCCGACTATCTCTGCAACCACTCGGCATGGGGCGTCGAGCTGTGCCGGCGGATTGGCTCTGAGCATTTCGGCCTGCTGTACGACATCTATCACATGCAGATCATGGAGGGCGACATCATTGCCACCATTGGCAGGCATCACGCGTGCTTCAAGCATTACCACACCGCGGGCGTGCCTGGTCGGCACGAGATCGGAGACGCTCAGGAACTCCACTATCCTGCCATCTGTCGCGCGATCCGCGCTACCGGTTTCGACGGCTATCTGGCGCAGGAATTCATTCCTACCGCGCCCGATCCCGTCGGCTCGCTGCGCGAGGCGATCCGCCTGTGCGACGTCTGA
- a CDS encoding polyprenyl synthetase family protein → MTIAEDLPTVLGLPQIQSLAAPDMAAVDALIRRRLASDVVLINQIADHIISAGGKRLRPMLVMLAGHAAGGSGPEHHQLAAIIEFIHTSTLLHDDVVDESDLRRGRSTANALWGNAPSVLVGDFLYSRSFQLMVELDRMEVMQILADTTNRIAEGEVLQLLHVHNPDTDEAAYLRVIERKTAVLFAAGTRLGALASGADAQVQQQLYDYGMQLGFAFQIADDVLDYAAEAEDLGKNLGDDLAEGKATLPLIHAMAHSDEATRQRLRAIVEQGDAAAMPEVLAAIHATGGLDYSRQRAAEYAAAAEQALGTLAHSPAVAALRGLARYAVERTH, encoded by the coding sequence ATGACCATCGCCGAAGACCTCCCCACCGTCCTGGGCCTGCCCCAGATCCAGTCCCTCGCCGCGCCCGACATGGCCGCGGTCGACGCGCTGATCCGCCGCCGTCTGGCCTCGGATGTCGTGCTGATCAACCAGATTGCCGATCACATCATCTCCGCCGGCGGCAAACGCCTGCGGCCGATGCTGGTGATGCTGGCCGGCCACGCCGCTGGCGGCTCCGGCCCGGAGCACCATCAACTGGCGGCGATCATTGAATTCATCCACACCTCCACCCTGCTACACGACGACGTGGTGGACGAGTCAGACCTGCGCCGCGGGCGCAGCACCGCCAACGCGCTGTGGGGCAATGCGCCCAGCGTGCTGGTCGGCGATTTCCTGTATTCGCGCAGCTTCCAGTTGATGGTGGAGCTGGATCGCATGGAAGTCATGCAGATCCTGGCCGACACCACCAACCGCATCGCCGAAGGCGAGGTGCTGCAGCTGCTGCACGTGCACAACCCCGACACCGACGAAGCCGCCTACCTGCGGGTGATCGAGCGCAAAACGGCGGTACTGTTCGCCGCCGGTACCCGTCTGGGCGCGCTGGCCTCGGGCGCGGATGCGCAGGTGCAGCAGCAGCTGTACGACTACGGCATGCAGCTGGGCTTCGCCTTCCAGATCGCCGACGACGTGCTCGATTACGCCGCCGAGGCCGAGGATCTGGGCAAGAACCTGGGCGACGATCTGGCCGAAGGCAAGGCCACGTTGCCGCTGATCCACGCCATGGCGCACTCGGACGAGGCCACCCGGCAGCGCCTGCGCGCCATCGTCGAACAGGGCGATGCTGCGGCAATGCCCGAAGTGCTGGCCGCCATCCATGCCACCGGCGGATTGGACTACAGCCGCCAGCGCGCCGCCGAGTATGCCGCCGCCGCCGAACAGGCGCTCGGCACCTTGGCGCATAGTCCTGCAGTGGCGGCGCTGCGCGGCCTGGCGCGTTACGCGGTCGAGCGCACGCATTGA